A segment of the Microbacterium luteolum genome:
CGTCGTCGTCATCTCCAGCGACCGCCGCATTGACACGACCGACGAGCTGGTCGCCGAGATCGCCGCAGCCCTCGGTGTGCCGAGCCGCGGCGAAGCGCTCATCGAGCGGCTCGCTCTCGCGCTCGACGCCTCCCTCGCCGAGATCGCCGACGTGGTCCCCGCCGCGGAGGAAGATCGCGCTCGGATGCTGTTCCTCTACGTGCGCGGCAGCGCGAACGTCTACTACATCTTCGGAGAGGACTCCGGTGCCGATTCGCTGATCGAGGCGGTCGGCGGTGTCGACGTCGCCGGCGAGATCGGCTGGGAGGGCATGAAGCCGATGAGCGCAGAAGCGCTCGTCGCCGCGCGCCCCGACGTGCTCGTCATGATGACCGACGGCCTGGAGTCCGTCGGCGGCATCGACGGACTCATCGAACGGATCCCCGCGGTCGCCGAGACGCCCGCCGGCGCCAACCGTCGCGTGATCGACATGGCCGACAGCGAGATCCTCAGCTTCGGCCCGCGCTCGGCCGACGTCATCAGCGCACTCGCTCGCGCCCTGTACGCGCCCGAGCCGCAGAAGTGACCTCGGCGGGAGCGACCTCGGAGGTCGTCACCTCGACGCCGGGCACACATCGGGGACTGCGCTTCGTCCTGGTCATGGTCGGCCTGGTCGTCGCGCTCGTGGTCACCTGCATCGCATCGATCACCAGCGGACAGTACGACCTCTCCCCCGCCGACCTCATCGGCGTGCTCCTGCACGGCATCGGCATCGACACCGCCTGGGCTCCGTCCGCCTCGACGGACTACGGCGTGATCAACAGCATCCGGATGCCGCGGCTCGTGCTCGGACTCCTCGTCGGCGCCGCCCTGGCCGTCTCGGGTGTGCTCATGCAGGCGATCTTCGGAAACCCGCTGGCGGATGCCGGCGTCGTCGGCGTCTCGTCGGGTGCCGCACTGGGTGCCGCGGGCAGCATCACCTTGGGCCTTGCCACGTTCGGGATGTGGACCACGCCGGCCTTCGCCTTCCTCGGCGGCCTCGCGGCGGT
Coding sequences within it:
- a CDS encoding heme/hemin ABC transporter substrate-binding protein produces the protein MRRAFALLLAAALAVGLTACAEPGATAAAPSEATDSCPSASAPLSSLALVDDVRAVTGGSTACLSSRAIEAVDDDTAPELPVTVTDSEGREVEITDVDRILPIDISGTIAATVFALGLGDQVVGRDSSTGFAGTEDLPVVTKTGHTLNAEAILELAPTVILTDTSIGPKEIRQQLRDAGITVVVISSDRRIDTTDELVAEIAAALGVPSRGEALIERLALALDASLAEIADVVPAAEEDRARMLFLYVRGSANVYYIFGEDSGADSLIEAVGGVDVAGEIGWEGMKPMSAEALVAARPDVLVMMTDGLESVGGIDGLIERIPAVAETPAGANRRVIDMADSEILSFGPRSADVISALARALYAPEPQK